Part of the Rhinoderma darwinii isolate aRhiDar2 chromosome 2, aRhiDar2.hap1, whole genome shotgun sequence genome, TTTCACTATGGTCCAACCAAGATAAATAATCATTAAATTACATAATAATTTccaaaatacaattaccggtacatCACTATGGCATCCACACTATGTTGTCCAGGATAGAAACGGTTGTTCCCATCTTGGCTAAAAAATATCCCTGAATGTAAAGGCCACCTTCCTAAAATTAGGGGGAATATCAGcgaatctatttaaaaaaaagactggATGCTGGGGGTGTTCGACTGTAGCCCTTGCATAGTAGATTCTTGGAAGCTTCCACCGAAAATTGTAGCCTCGTCCAATCAGAATAAGCAGCTTTTGTTTGTATACATCTGCCAAGTGTAATGTTaaagcctcatgcccacttcagtttttttcatcagggtgctatccgttgttttagctgatagcaccctgacacattcatttcaatggggccatgcacacttctgttattTTCAcggggccgttccgtcaaaaataggacaggtcctactcctgcccgtttttgacggaactgtATCggacttttcattgatttggtccgtgaaaccatGGActccacacggaagccatccgtgtgtggcccgtgtttcacggaacagtcattagcggccgtacaacggcAGACTGAAGCGTGCATGCAGCCTAAGTTGTGAAAAAACCTACTAAAGAGAGCTTAAAGAGGATGCAGTAACTTCCAccgagcacccccccccacccctttgTTTCTTGATTAAGTACCAAAAGACTGCATGTACTGTCTACAAATTAATAAATCTCTTTCACTTATTGGCCAAGAGGGATTATCTGAATAGCCCTTGACACCTTTTCCCTTAAGCTGCCAATACAggtaaaattaaaggggttttcccatcagggacatttatggcatatccacgggatatgtcaaatgtcagatagatgcgggccctACCTCTGGGATCTGcaaatatctctagaacggggccccctcaaCCCCATTCTATCTTTCTCTGTTCCTGCTGCCATTGgtcatttccgaccatgtaagtagaaaacagcgtagcttgctgagataCGCTGTTACCCTAACTCACATAGAAGTGAATGtcggttacggaagcagcgtagctcacgtactacgctgtttttgtaactggcgtttacttctatgggagttatggaaacggcgtagctcggtgagctacgctgtttttggctTACTTGGTCGGAAATAACAAGTCGCAGTAGCAACcgcgaacagggtttaggggacccagttctagagataggtgcgggtacgacctctgggacccgcacctatctgacgattatggcatatcctgtggatatgccataaatgtccatgatgggaaaacccattcAATATAAGCACATCTCTCAACTTTCCTCTAAcagaattttttggggaaaataaCAATCAGGTAATGGGATTTCAATACGGACCCTCCTTTAGTTCTGTCAAGTGATAAGTCACTGTCAAGTAGTGTGTGGCAGCGGCTTGTCTCTATCTCCCAATAATTAATTGCCCCCTCCCAATATGCGTATCTAGGATCCTTCTGCCCTAGAAAGTGTGGAGAGATAGAGCGACAGAGCACTTATGTGACTCCTCTCCTCTGTCAATTGAGAGCTGACCCAGAAAATTCATAGAGCCTACCAGGGTTTTGTTTCTCCGCTTCAATATGACTTTGGGTAcgttcacacatagcataaacACTACACAATTTCCAACCCtttttttctgtgcagaaattctgcagcgtttttgcAAGAGAAATTCAGATGCTGCAGATTAAGAATCGGCACCGCAAATGAATttccacaatattttttttctgcatattttttctgcaCCGTGTgattgagatttgttcaaatctcatccacttttctgctactgtcatACGCTGCGGAATGTCTGCACAGAAAATCTGGTCGGAAATTCCATAGTGTttacactatgtgtgaacataaccttaaacTGAGTACATTTCAGTCAGATTCGCAGAAACCTGCATTCATAAAATAAGCTCATTGAACAATTTATCGCTTAGTATAAATTCTTTTATACCTGACATGTAAAGTCTTTACTCTTATTATCTGTTGCAGACTGAAAACACTTCTCTTGTTCAAGCCAATGAAACCCAACGGGAAACTTATGAACGTTGCCTCGATGAGGTGAGTCTTGTGGATTCCAGAATATAGTATGGTCATTTTCTTATTACTGGTTCAACAGGCATACACGGCTTCATTTAATGAAATCTGTTATGTGGCAGCCATTCATGTGCTATGATCACATCTTGCACACCTGAACTAATGTTTGGTGGGAGCCCTGTCAGTTTACAAGATGCATCGTGTGTCCATCTATAATGTAAAGATGAGATGACGTATAAAAGTGTAGTCCAAGCCGGGAGTGCAGCCAGAGGACAAGCCTTACAATGCATTGATTATGAAATGTCAGGGGCTGCGTTTCGATGACATGGTTAGATACTCAGATAGCTGTATGCTACAAACAGCTGCGGGAATGCAAATATTTTACAGCCCACGGCTGGCTTTTATTATTGTGTCACCCGTATGGAATGTCAGAAATCTCGTCCAGCATTCAAATCCTGTAGATAAGAGTTAATATATATAACTGCGAGCACAGCTCTTAAATCCTTGGAACTGAGCTCGAAGTTGTTCCATGGCAGAATTTTAAAAGAACAGCTTAAACAAAATTTTCAATATAGGTTTTGACATTTGCCGTCTGTTTCTTTGGTTTAATAGGCATAAAGGTAAGCACTTTAGAATTTAGATTTTCGCAGTATTCGTATCAAACCTATTAAAAGGCTTTGGAGAGAAATAGTGTGTTTAGATCTATTTCTGGTTTATTATATGCAAAATGCCAAAGTTTTAAAAGAATCATTACAGTATTACTATGTTTCTTGATCCAAAGCATTGTATTACGATTGTAAACATTTGGACAATAAAAATGAACACCCCTTGTAACGATAAAAGCTACCTATACAGAAGAAATTGTATTGTAGATCTATTTTCATTGTATGCAGACTGTTTTTATAAAATGCACAAAAAGTAATTCAAGGAACTAAACCATTCAAAGCAAAAACTCGCTCAAAAGTGATCATTCTGTCCTAGGAAGACTTCAGGAAATGACATTGGTGGAATCTGAAGCTCCAAAATTATAGACGGCCCAATTGCTAGAATGAGGGACCCTGGTCCTCGTCCTTCCCAACTACATGACTGCGgcaaggagtttgaatggagcggcagtcaagCACGCTGCAACTCCATTCAaactatgggactgatggaaacagcggAGCGTTTATCGCTCTAACTAGTAAATAGGTGATAGGTATGTGTCTGGAATACCCCATTAACAAAATACCACTTGGCTTAATATGTTGGGCCGGAGTTTTCCAGTAATAGAAATCTTTGACCAATTCTATAGAGTACTCCAACCTTCTATTTTTCTGTAAATTAGTTGTAGTTTTAGCTCTCAGACTGCACTGATGTGATGTTCTGACATATAGCTATGACATTTTAATGTCAGAAGATCATTTTTGGCTAGAATACCCTTTTAAAGTGCCACTGTCAAGAGACCCTTTAAATGCAGGCTTCTCATTGGTTTTAGACCGCAGGACACAACCATGTAGATAGGTTActcaaaactattttattttgggGACTTTTATGTTTGCAATTCTATTTTTTTATCTAAATAATGTTTGATATTATAGGTTGCAAACCATGTTGTTCAGGCACTCTTAAATCAAAAGGTAAGTaatttatttttgcatattttatatatttggcTACAGTCTGTGGCCCTGTCTTGTGGAGAGGCCTATTTTGCACCCGTTTTTTGCCTCTCTATTGCATTCCACATTGTcaagttttttttctgtattttagaATAGTCATGCCTAGGAATATAGGGCATGTCTGGTTCAAAGTTGAATTAATCTTTTCAATTTGTAATCTCTTTTCATTACAGGCTATGAAAACCTTTAGTgccttttcattaaaaaaataatatatagatTTTGGGATACTTTTCAGTTctgtaatatactttaattaaaaatgtttCTCTTTCTCAGccctacagcttctatgtatactctacaaaaaaaaattaaaaagctgcaAAATGCCACTGTCAGCCAAATCCTTCAACTTAAATTTCTTCATTATTGGGTTTAGATGAAGTCAAAGGAACACAGGAGACGCTGAAAGCCAAGTTGTAAGACCAGATCACTGACGGATTAGGCTGACATCGGCATTCTGCAGCTACTATGTACagaagatacatagaagctgcagggcTGAAACGGAGCAACATTTTTACTTAAAATATATAACAAAAGTGAATAGTATATTAAAATACATACATTTCATAAAGGTACCAAACGTTTCCATAGCCCTTAAAATTCCAATACCAATTCTTTGTAGTTATacactaaaaataataattatatatatatatatatatatatatatatatatatatatatatatatatatatatatatataatgtgtatatagacgTGTGTCATTCTGCCTAAAAGAATACCTACTTGTGGCTCTATTTGCTGTTGCACCCCAGTTGTCCATTGTATCTGCATcgtttagttaaaacttttattggtCCCCTACATTTATAAAGCGCCATAATTTATATTGTCTTTGTTTGTTATTTTGAATCTTGCATAATACATTTTTCATACAGAGCCATTAGTTTCTACCCTCAGCTTCCTCTGTTACAtggtgtaatttattttattttttttacaaagtaaaaTGTATTTTCTCTCTTCAGGATCTTCGGGAAGAATGTATTAAACTGAAAAAGAGGGTGTTTGACCTTGAGCGTCAGAACAGAGCGTTGAGTGACCTCTTTCACCAGAAGTTGCAGTGCTCCTCGGGATCATCCCCTGAGGTAAGAGCCGTTACCATGGAAAACAGGTTGCGTATGAGGCTCATGGTTCAGTAGTTTTCATGTCTAGTATTACGGCACCTTCTTTTATTTATCTTTCTTTTTTTGTTGTCCTCTAAAACATTGTCGTATGTGTCCTCAAAATGTGATTCTGTTAAATAACACACTTGAACAACAGCCGAGTTCAGAGGAATCACATGTCAGTTATAGCAATGAATAGAAAGATTTTGCCATAGATTTGCTGCGGATTTATCTGAATATACGCTAAgtctttaatttataattttctcCTTTTTAGGATTCACTTCTTGCTTTGGCCAAATATAAATGCACCAAAAACGGTCCTGTGTAAACCCGGCTTTATTATGTTTGTACAAAGCAGCTATTATAatatttaaaatgtaattttGATACAACCATGCCTGTTTCTCATTAGAAAACATTATGAACATGAATTGAATATgtttgcaatactaatatataattttattagttTCATTTGTTTGGTTTTCATTTAGGTTTTTTTCAAAGTCTATTAACAGCTCTGTAAAATGGCAAACAAAGGCAGGCCAgcgcagtggctcagtggttagcaccgtTACCTTGCAGCGAAGGTTCTGAATTCAAAAGTCTGGGCACATCTGGCtcagttcacactgcgtttttttacgctgattttgactcTGAATTGGCAGCAAAAAACTTCCGaaactgcctccaattgatttcaatgggaagcggagaTGTTTTTTCTGCGTCGGTTTTTAGACACtcgcagtaaaaagaatgaagtgccatgctctttcttgctgcggttctacctctgacctcccaatgaaatcaattgaggcagagaaagtgtgttTTTTGTCCCGTGGCGCTCAAcggaaaacgctgcaaaaatcgaaTTTGCAAGTaggtgaaggaattttgaggcagatttttctcccttcaaaaaactgtgtaaacagggcctaattaGTTTGCATGTTTTCCCCTGTatttttgtgtgggtttcctccagtcactacaattttatttttattttttcccacttTAGAAACATACAGATAAGGAATTAAGATTGTGAGCCCCGTTAGGGGATAGTGAATGATGAAAACTTCTGTACAGTGATGCAGAatgtgttggtgctatataagcaacataaagaaaaaaaactatatactagTAAAGGTACCAAAACGCAATCTCTTGAGGGAAAACAGAGGTTGTCTTCATCAATCCAACTGAGCCATTTCTGATTTCCCCACATATCGTTAGGATAAGGGCCGGTTTACATCATGGGATTGCTACGCAAGGAAGAGGGGAAACGTTCCTTAAAAAAATATTAGGGAATGTTTACCTCTCCCTTGAGCCACAATCTTCTTGTGATCTAAAAAAGAAATATGGGAGACTGGATCTCCCAAATATGATGTAAACCTTGCCCAAGTTGTCTAAATGTATTGTTCGACATTGACACTGCTGAAATCGGTCCGATTTGGCAACAGTCCTCTTTTAGCTATTTGTAGTGAAGCATGCCAACAGACACACATGGTCTAGCTTTCTTCTACACCTACATTAGATCATATAGCAAATGCATTCTTAAAGTATGTCCACTTTTGCTCCCAATATTTTTTACTGCTTCAATGCctctaaattttaaaaaaataagcagctttgtaattagtcttgAATTTCTATTGTTTCGTGTCTACatctcctatgcagatctattaGTTCATTGTGACTACAAACAATTCCTGTGTATAGTATGATCCCGTAGTTGTGTGTTACTACCCATCTGACAGCAGCTTTTTTCTAACCAACAGCAGGATTAACACGTGATTGCAGGAACAGACTACAGCGTTTGTTTGTAGTGCGTAACCAATTGCTTAATTTTTGGTTTTAGATTATTATAGCACTAAAAGAAAATTAAGTGGACTTCTGTGTTGAGGAGCAGATTATTTTTCCACCCTTATCAGTGTATGTTTAATGGATTTTTGTGTTTAATATCTAGCAGCTGTACCATTTAGTTCttaatattgtaaaaaatattacggtttttttttcttttttctcataTATAATTTGTGATGATTTGTGTTTTCGTTGCCCTTAGTTAGATGGCTTTTCTAATTATGTGTTTGTTTTCTAATATAGTTGCACCCGTTGCAGGGTCTGTCTGACTCCCAGGGAGGTGACCTTGACAGGATATCGGTCCCCCATCCGTTAGGACAAAGTGGAATGCAGAGAGAGGTAAGTAAATAAACCTAGATGTACAGTTTTATAATATTCTCCACATTTTCTGAAAGGGTTGTGTGACCATAAGAAATTGTGCTGGTTTATACAGGTCAGGGAACATCAAGGTCTGTAAAAACTGTCCATAAACGTTAAATGCAATTTGGCCGAACACCCCAAGAAGGTTAGATTTTaaaatgcctgatcctttgttcctcCAGGAGATAAACTGCTGCCAGAGGTATCTGGTAGTGATATAATTCCCTCTCCCCCTTGAAATAAAAAGATGATCTTTACATACATAAATCTAGTAAAGTGCTTTTATTGAGCAATACCACTGTTACTATAGTGTAAAATTAgacttttattataaaagtagtTACGCTTTCAATATCTCTCACCGAAAAAACGAAGTATTTCAAACAAATAAGCTTATACAACATATTCAGCTGTTTAAATTTTTGTAGGCTGACCAATTTGCAGATTTCTCAGGTCCCTGTAACacaaaatgtatttgtactgctaAATCATCATATTCAGCCATGTCTTCTAATACAAATTCTATAAATAATATTTCCACTAACGCATATATTATACTTTAATGAGAGAGGCCAAGAGTTTTCCATTTGTGGGAATATTATGGGTTCTCATTGCACAGTATTATTTGATACTCTACAAAATGTCTTTCTGCAATTAAAAATAATTGGGTTTTTTTCTTCTCCCGTAGGAAAACCAACGTTCTGGTCGTGCCCAATCATCCTGTCGCTCTATAGATGCCATGTCCCCATTCCTCAGGAAAAAGGCTCAGATCCTAGAAGTTCTACGGAGGCTAGAAGCTACAGGATCTCAGAGTGGATCATCCTGCACTACACCTCCAATGTTTCTTGGGGGGATATCATCAGCTAGTGGGAATGGGTTGCGTGTAAGACCAGACCAAGGCTTGGACTATGTAAATGGTGAAGGCTTGACTCCTACAGAACATGGAGGAGATGAACCTTGGGCTTCCTGTCTGCTTCTAGCTCAGAATGGTTGGGAGGAGTTGCTTAAGTGGAAGCCCATACAACGGGAACCACCAGCAGGTAGCCCTGGAGAGGGAGGAGGGGAACACCTTGGTTTGGCATCAGGAGAAGATGCACAGCAATCATTGCGGCAAGCTGAGGGAAGCTCATCCTCTTCAGATGATGAAATTGGAGATCCACCTCCTCCTCCAAGTGAAGTTCGGCAACGATTGCCATTAACTGACTTATCAAAGGGTTTATCGCCATGTATGTGCTCCCGTGGAGCAGTAGAAAAAAGGGCCCCTGTTGAGGGCCACTCAGATGGGACTGGCTTTGCTAGGGGCCACACTGGGCATCTTCATTCATTAACGTGTTACAGCAGAAGCCTTCGTGATATGGTAGAAAGTCAGCATGTGCCAGTGACACCACCTACAGTTTCAGAGAGAGGGGACTCCTTGTCTTCTCCAGGAAAGCAGTTGGTTTCTGAGAAAATTTCTGATGGGCCTTCCTCTTCTTGTCCTCCTTCTCCAGAAGGCTCTGTTAGTTTGCCAAGGGATGTAACTGTTTTTTCCCACAAAAGTGTAGCGCAGGAGCAACAGGATGATTGTTCTCCGCCCTCGATGGTGGTTCCTAATCCTCCCTGTCCTGACCCACAAGATGTACTTATTCCTTCCTCTGAGGTCCGGACCCCTCATATTCCTTCTCCAGCTAAGTTTCTCAAGTTTTTGAAACtgccaggctcaggggataaattacAGAATCCAAACTCTCTGAGGCTTAGCCCTCAACTTACTCAAACCTCCAAAATTCCTTGTAGGAGCAATAATTATGAAGCATTTCCCTCACCACGCCTCAATAGAAAAGTAACTGAAGAATTACCTGGTCCAGAAACTGATACTAATCCACCTTCTCCCTCTGAATTTATTAATCCTGACGTTAGTAGACAAGGACAAACAGAAAGGTCAAACAATTTAATAAATAGGCCTGGAATACAGTGCTACACCAAAAAGTCACATGATTATGAAAATGTTCCGGCTAAAAATTCTGTTCTTTCCCCTGCAAGACAAACTGAAAATATGGAACTGTCTCGGAAACTAGTTGGGGAAGTATGCTCCTCCAGTTGTTCCTCTGGACCTTGTGTTCACACCCAAGTACGTTCTTCTGATGACCATAATGGTCATATAAATACACCATTAAGAAAGCATGTAACTTCCAGAAAACCTTCTGAGTCTACTGGACCTCTCCCTTTTAAAGAGCGAATTGGAAAGCTAAGGGGCTTAGACAACCAACAGACAGAGCTTACTGTTGCAGGGACAGATGATAACAGGGTTATACTGGATGGCCCCGATCTTCGTCCACCTTTGAAAAGATCCTTAGGCGTAACCAGTTTAAGGAATCCTGAGCCTGGGTCTACTGAGAGTTACCCACCAAGGTACCATGGGCAAAAATCTGATTCTGCTCGGACTAGACAGACCGTTTCTAATTGCCCACCAGGATCACCTCATGGTCCACGTAATCCATCCCGTGCCCCACCTGTCCCAAGCAAGTCTCCACGTAGCCCTCATGGAAGCCCAACAAAGCTACCTGCGAAATCCCCAAGTAAGGCAACAGCTAAGCCTCTTATATCTCGACCCCTAAGTGAAGAGCTGAGACCAAGTCCCAGGCAACCCACGCTGCCAAATGATGAGAAACAGAGGATACAATCCATTGGGGCAGGAAAGAAAAGTAGCACCTGCCCAGAGTATTCATGTCCTCGTAGTCCAGGCCCACGGGGCACAGAAAATCTTCCTCTGAGTGCTCTGCACTCTGCCATTGAAGAAAAGGTGATGAAGGGAATTAAAGAAAACATGTTAAGGTTACAGGAACAGCACCGTGCACCTGCCCCTGATCCTAAACAACGTAATTCCAGTGGTATTGCAAGCTGGTTTGGCTTAAAGAAAAGCAAACTACCTGCTCTTAGTCGTAGGCCTGAGTCTACACGTGTCAAAGAGGAGAAGAGGGAGAGAGCTTCAAGTGGCTCTCCTCGGACTAGGGATACAAAAGGTGAGAGCCTGAATatttcaatgttgatggaaaaagcTGAGGATCTGCGAAAAGCTCTCCAAGAAGAGAGAGCATATATCAACGGTTTCTCTCTTGACAAGAATCGCACAGCTGTGTCTGTAGATCAGACACGGGAAGCTACAAGACCCTTGACTGCAGACAACTTTATGCAACAACTATTAAATCGGTGAGTGTGGGCTCTTCACAGTTGTTAACGTCAACCAAAAATGTAAAATGGCTCATGAAAATTATTCTAATCTACTTGGTggtgtccttttttttaaaaataaatatatataattttcacacTCCTACACGCATGCATAAACGCACACCATGTTCAGCCGTAACATTACAACCACCTCCCTATTGTCTATATTGTGTAGATTCCCCCCATGCTGCCAAAACCGTTCTGGCCTATCAAGGCAAGGGGTCCATAAGAGCTCTGAAGGGTCAGCATGCAGGTCCAAACACGGCAGATTGCCATGCACTTTGTGTTCTGGCTCCGCAATTTGGGCTGCAGTTAAtgcttctgtgggatcagaccagactGCTAGCCTTTGCTTCTGATGCAAATCAATGAGCCTTGTACACCCGTAATCCTCTTCCAGCGATAACCTCTATCTAAAGGGGATTCTAAGAATGGCAGGTCAGATTCCTCGTTGTACGGATGCCAAAAGATCCATACATTGTACATGTTTCTCACAATGGACTGCTGTGAGAACCTCAGTTTATTgaaaagagtgttcttttggcctACGTCGGGGTGGTGTGGAAGCATAAGGGTAACTTGGGAAACCATTTAAGAAATAAAACTGATGTAGTTGCGGATTTCTAGTCTTATTGGTATTATATGCATGCTGTAGATGCGCAGCACTGCATGTTATAGGAACCAAATCCATATTTGTTGAGCTATGACTTGTCAACACAGGatccattttgacaatgttttcggTGTTGAGTAGATTAAATTTTTTgattaagggggttttcccataatcagcatttaacacctatccacaggataggtgataaatgtctgatccgtGGAGGTTCGACCgctgggatccccactgatcacgagaacgggcttaccttgtcaTTCTTGGGAGCCCAATAGGAATGGAGCTGTAGTACGCATGCATGTCCACCgttccattcaattcaatggggctgcCAAAAGGATGGTTGAGGAGGTGCACAGTAAGGTAAGCTcattctcgtgattggtggggatcccagcggtcgcacctccaccgatcagatatttatcacctatcctgtgcagCTTTtccatcgcaacatctgctatttgattCGGGTTTTACTTCTCcccattgattaaaaaaaacgcaccgcaggtcaatttatgattttgtttttcacgcagtgtgtggatgagatttgctcaaaTCTTATTAACTTTGCTGCAACTGTAacatgctgcgtattttccgcaattGAATCGATTgccgaaaatccacagtatttacgctatgtgatGTGTGAACTTAAGCTAAcaaatcataatttttttatttcctgtgaaatgttacatttaatatttatataatttttttctatgcCTGCTAATGAAATTGATTAAAACATTACCTTTTTGGGAGAGACTTAAAGTACAAGTACACTTTTTGTTTACATGTCATATAGCTCCACTGTTCAAAGAGTACCACAGTTCCCTCATTCTAGTGGAGAACTGTCTTTTTTTGTGTTATTATAGTCTATCTCCACAATAAAGCAGAGCGGGCCAAAAGGAgctaaacatatatttatttttttgttaattaaattttttattttacggtctGTCCAACAAAAATGCTTATATTAAAGCCCTATAATACTGGCCGATTTTTGTCTGGTGCagcaagcgccaatcaacgagacatcgttggtcagcgctcgtttgctcctgtcacaaggagctatggatggggacgagcgggcattactctgatcactcgtccccatacattattatcatgtcggcagcgcgtcccccctgtcttgatggacatgtgtcttttttcaaccgtacaaactatgtaagatgtgctgccgacaacaataatatttaacttttttaagacgatacgaccagcagatgatcgagcgtgtatgtgtaaggcttagttcacatctgcgctaaggctccgttccgactgagctttccgtcggaacggagccctaacagACATAAAacagaaaccgtaggtttccgtttccatcaccattgatttcaatggtgacggctcCGGttccattggtttccgtttgtgtcagtagtgcaagggttctgtcgttttggcgGAAtccataccgtagtcgactacgctattgattccatcaaaacgacggaactcttgcacaactgggacaaacggaaaccattggcaccgcatccgtcaccattgaaatcaatggtgatggaaactgaaacctacGGTTTCTGTTTTATGTCtgttagggctccgttccaacggaaagcttcgtctgaacggagccctagcgcagatgtgaacgaagccttacttaaACTCTGCTGtgtgctataaaaaaaacaacaaataaaaaaactaacCACTACCAATTTGTACACACAGCAgagctcttaaccccttcgcgctcagcgacgtactattccgtcgctctaaccaatacgttcgcgctcagcgacggaatagtacgtcgcgggagtaacggccatttcggccgtcctccagacacatacaggagctgtgacagctgctgtctcgtacagcagctgccgcagctcctacagcgggggccgatcactgtgtccccgctgattaacccctgaaaagccgtgttcaatagtgatcacggctttttaggtgttaagctacaatcgccagcctgctacgcgatagcggttggcgatggtgactatggcaaccggacaccaaacaatggcgtccagctctgacatcgacggaagcttagtgggtcctgacgaagtcaggacccactatgcttgctgtcagtgagtagctgacagctctaatacactgcactacgcatgtagtgcagtgtattagaatagcaatccgggcctcctgccctcatgtcccctagtgggacaaagtaataaagttaaaaaaaaagttgaaaaaagatgtgtgaaaataaaagtaaaaatcccccctttttcctttatcagtcctttattattaataaaaatatataaacaaacaaatatactttgaggggtctagtttctaaaatgtggtgtttgataggggtttttaatataggtccctcaaagcaacttcagaactgaactagaacctaaaaaaataaataaa contains:
- the NCKAP5L gene encoding nck-associated protein 5-like isoform X3 produces the protein MTSEVEEDIRLLSGGASEPLVIQELLERLRELETENTSLVQANETQRETYERCLDEVANHVVQALLNQKDLREECIKLKKRVFDLERQNRALSDLFHQKLQCSSGSSPELHPLQGLSDSQGGDLDRISVPHPLGQSGMQREENQRSGRAQSSCRSIDAMSPFLRKKAQILEVLRRLEATGSQSGSSCTTPPMFLGGISSASGNGLRVRPDQGLDYVNGEGLTPTEHGGDEPWASCLLLAQNGWEELLKWKPIQREPPAGSPGEGGGEHLGLASGEDAQQSLRQAEGSSSSSDDEIGDPPPPPSEVRQRLPLTDLSKGLSPCMCSRGAVEKRAPVEGHSDGTGFARGHTGHLHSLTCYSRSLRDMVESQHVPVTPPTVSERGDSLSSPGKQLVSEKISDGPSSSCPPSPEGSVSLPRDVTVFSHKSVAQEQQDDCSPPSMVVPNPPCPDPQDVLIPSSEVRTPHIPSPAKFLKFLKLPGSGDKLQNPNSLRLSPQLTQTSKIPCRSNNYEAFPSPRLNRKVTEELPGPETDTNPPSPSEFINPDVSRQGQTERSNNLINRPGIQCYTKKSHDYENVPAKNSVLSPARQTENMELSRKLVGEVCSSSCSSGPCVHTQVRSSDDHNGHINTPLRKHVTSRKPSESTGPLPFKERIGKLRGLDNQQTELTVAGTDDNRVILDGPDLRPPLKRSLGVTSLRNPEPGSTESYPPRYHGQKSDSARTRQTVSNCPPGSPHGPRNPSRAPPVPSKSPRSPHGSPTKLPAKSPSKATAKPLISRPLSEELRPSPRQPTLPNDEKQRIQSIGAGKKSSTCPEYSCPRSPGPRGTENLPLSALHSAIEEKVMKGIKENMLRLQEQHRAPAPDPKQRNSSGIASWFGLKKSKLPALSRRPESTRVKEEKRERASSGSPRTRDTKGESLNISMLMEKAEDLRKALQEERAYINGFSLDKNRTAVSVDQTREATRPLTADNFMQQLLNRVDGKEVPAEGRLEGKTPLRDFPRLSPENKEARPFRLPRNGMVAHVQRCEQKSVDQTREVVLPPDERISETITSQHFAVGRFSAFPKVPRRARTLERDMRGVEEMFPSGQHQSVPAFHALLAEPEPTMSHRMYGEDSNRDRSLPQQGKNWTFPNTKVSAGSPENFRTRAHELEELPSEGDRDCDMSEYAHSSLCFPGSVSSRTPSTSEVGDEGTSEAKSRNNEQGQTGLENSESLSDSLYDSLSSCGSQG